One window from the genome of bacterium encodes:
- a CDS encoding DUF1284 domain-containing protein: protein MSRPPNAGVIRLRPHHLLCLVAFQGEGYSPEFVEKTRDLQRALLADGGVIELVRGPDDLCDGCPEMKDECVSLSPDSGVDRLDRASSSLLGVSPGRHRAAELLRSMKKTFTPERGYKVCAECSWLPRMDCPRVIAVRLRELFPEKPTHGGGFRA, encoded by the coding sequence GTGAGCCGCCCGCCGAACGCCGGAGTCATCCGTCTACGCCCGCATCACCTCTTGTGCCTGGTAGCCTTTCAGGGCGAGGGGTACTCACCGGAATTCGTGGAGAAGACGCGGGATCTCCAGCGCGCTCTTCTGGCCGACGGCGGGGTGATCGAGCTGGTTCGCGGACCGGACGACCTCTGCGACGGTTGCCCGGAGATGAAGGATGAGTGCGTTTCCCTTTCTCCGGATTCCGGCGTGGACAGGCTCGACCGCGCCTCTTCCTCCCTCCTCGGAGTTTCCCCAGGGCGTCACCGGGCGGCGGAGCTGCTCCGGTCCATGAAGAAAACCTTCACCCCCGAACGCGGATACAAGGTCTGCGCCGAGTGTTCCTGGCTGCCCCGGATGGACTGCCCGCGGGTCATCGCGGTCCGGCTGAGGGAACTTTTCCCTGAAAAACCGACCCACGGCGGAGGATTCCGTGCGTAA